DNA sequence from the Paenibacillus azoreducens genome:
AACGCCCTGATTGAGCGTCCTTCATTGTCAGGACAGAGGTTTGAAGCGGTATCGCTAACGGCCAAGGCCAACCACCCGGTCGTCTAGTCTAATATTTCTTCATCGCTTCGATTGCATACTTCAACTCGACGTCTTGCCCGTCTATCACGCTTGCTTTGAACGTATCTTCATTTAGGGGGATTTTGATATCGGGAACCGCGCCCCCCACTCCGGTTTGGTCGGCGTCTCCCTGGACCGTTTTGTCCTGATTGAGCGACCTTCCATCTGGGAATTGGATGACGTAGCCTTCCGGCATCTTGATCTCGATCGGGCTGCTCATGACTCCGAACGAGCCGGCTGTTGAGGTGAACCCTACGATCTTGACATTGGGCACACCTTTTAGAACAAGGGGCATTCCTTCTCCCGAGCTGCCGGTTCTGCTGTTGATCAAGATGGCCACATTGCCGTCGAAGTAAGGCTTTGCAGGTTTGACCTTGACGACTTCATTCCGGTTCAGTTCAAACTTTCCCGTGTATCTGTTGTAATAACTGACATATTCGTAGTGTTTCATCTCCTTGACGAAGAAACCGGCCAGATTGGCGGCAAGCTGGTCGTCCCCGCCGGGATTGTTTCGCAGATCGATAATCAAGCCTTTCGCGTGCTTGTCCTGGAACATTTCCAATAGGCTCGCCAGGCTTTTTTCAGGTGAGACGACATTTGAATTGGGGAGAAAATGCTTGATTTTCACATATCCATAGCCGCTGCCGAGAATTTCCCCTTCAATGGGGGAAGCATCCAGATCGGCTTGGGTGAGTTTGATTTTCGTCTTCTTCAACGTCTCGAATTGATCATCATAAGCCGTCAGCTTCGTTCGGGTAATTTCAGACTCTCCCCAATTGCGAAATTCGACTTGTATTTCCTTGCCGATGGGCGCACGTACCATAAATCGTCCCTGATTGAACCTCTTCGCCTCATCCGTAGCCATGTTGTTCTCGCTCCAAGTCGTCTGCTCGAAGGCTTCCTTCCCCGTTTTTCCGTCCCATGCGACGATTTCCGCACCCAGCTTCATTCCGCTCTTGGCCGCCGGGCTATTCTTCAAAACCAGACTAACAAGAACTTTGCCGTTATCCAATTGAACGGTGCTTAATCCGAAGCCGCCGCCAACTTCCTTTTTAAATACCCTGTTCCCATCGTACACATGATCGTTAACGATTTTGATATGTCCGTCCCGCAGGGAGAACAGATATTCTCTTAACGTTTTATAATACAAATCGAAGTTTTTGCCTTGCTCGGCCTGTTTGAATATAGGTTCGTACTTGCTTCGACGCTCGTTCCAGTCGATTTGCTTCCATTCCCCGAACGGATACTCCCGCGATAATCTCTCGTTCATTGCCACGAAAGCTTTGGAGTAGCTCATTTCGCTAAAATCGCTTACCGGGTTGTACCGCAAATTTCCCGCATACGCCAACGCAAACACGATGGGAACAACTCCGCATACGCAGATTACGCTTCTAACGATCCTGATTACTTTCTTCTTCGGAGCCGTCCATACTCTAGGCTTAAACAATCTCTTAATCGTGCATAAAAACACGAGCAGCGTCAGCGAATCGATGATCAGAGCCGGAAGGGTCGTGTCCCCGGACAGGAGACTTGCAATGGCTGCAAGCATACCCACACTGGGTAAAAAATCAAACCCTCTATAATATTTCTTAATAGGTACTGCGTAAACCGTCAATACGAATAAACTGATGATGCACATAACCAACTCATAAACCGTCAGCCATTTTACCGAATCGATCATGCCGATAACGCTCATTTTTCGTCTCCTCCAATTCCTTTTCTCCTGTAATTGTTGCGATACATTTAGAAGAGTATGGGAGAAATATGAACGGAGCGTGAACTGGTTTATGCTTTGACAGGCGGAATGGCGGGCAGATGAACGACGACTTTCGTACCTTGTCCGACTTTGCTTTCTATACGAACATCGCCCTGGTGAAGAGCGACAATTTTTTTGACGATAGCGAGTCCAAGGCCATTGCCGCCGCTGCGATTCCGGGACCGGTCCGTCTTGTAAAAACGCTCGAAAACGCGGCCCAGTTGTTCTGGTTCAATACCGATCCCGGAATCGCATATCGTCACGGTATATCCATCCATGCGAGTCCTTATTTGAATATGGATGAGTCCGCCTTCTGGCGTAAACTTGATGCTGTTGCCAAGCAGGTTCATCCATACTTGATTGATCTGATCCATATCAGCCGTTATTTCGGCAGCCTGAGGCAGATCCAGATCAATATCCATGTTTTTTTCTGACCATAGAGGTTCGCAGTTTACGACAACCTGCCTGATTTGTTCGTCAAGATGAAACGTGGCGTACTCCAGAGGATGGTGATTGGAATCGAGAGACGCGAGCTTGAGTAAATTATCGCTGAGCCTGGATAATCGGCCGCTTTCCGCCAAGATGATATCCAGGTACTGAGCGCGCTCGTCTTCGCTAATCGAATTCATGTCCTTCAGCGCTTTCGCAAAACCGGAAATGGACGTTAAAGGGGACTGAATCTCGTGCGACACATTCGAGACAAAGTCCTGACGCATCTGCTCCAATTGTTTAAGCCCAACTGCCATCTCGTTAAAGCTCTGAGCCAAAGTTCCCAGCTCGTCCTTGCGCTTCACTCCCAGTTCCACGTCGAAATCGCCCCTCGCAAGTCGTCTAGTCGCGGCAGTAAGCGTCTTGATCGGTTTTACAACATAGATGGCGGCTATGAGAATGCAGGCGCTTCCCGTAACCAGAACTAATAAAAGGATGGTAAGCATCAAATGAATGATGGTCGATTCGTTTCTGGATGAGGGCCGCAAAAATAAAGCTTGACGCTCGCCGCCGATTTGGAAAGGCAGCCCGATGAACGTCTCCTTATCATTGGAGGTTGACCGGTATATCGTCCCCTCCCTTACTTTACGAATAGATTCCTGCGAAATTGCAAGATCATCCGTTCCGGTGCTGAACTTGAATGATTTCATGGCTTCAGAGCCGCCGTATAGTTGAACGGAGTAGGAGGTCAGCTTCACCATGCTTTGCATGAACCGATCCAAATTTGCCGGCTCCGTCTGTTCGTAGACGCGAATGATCTCCTCGCCCGCGGCTATCAAATCATTTTGCCCGATTCGGTCTATTTTTTCCTCGAATAGGGCGAGCCCCGCCAGAACGGAGACAATCAGGCCTATTCCCATGGCAGCCAAAAACGTTAGCACGACGCGAACGTATAAAGACCTTGTCATTTCTTCACCTCTAGCCGGTATCCGAGACTGCGGACCGTCTCGATTCGGAAATGCCCGGCATCCTCGGCGAAACGCTCCCTAATCCGCTTGATATGGACATCGACGGTTCGGTCGTCGCCTTCGTAATCCATCCCCCATATTTGCATGATCAGCTGTTCTCTGGTTAATATTTGTCCAGGGTGACAGGCCAGTTTGAATAGAAGCTCAAACTCCTTTAACGGTAATAGAAGCTCTTCGCCTTCGCGGATCACTTTGTGGGCCCTCCGGTCCAACACGATTCCACCTAATTGAACGATCTGGGAGGAAACGATTCGATAACGCTTCAGCAGCGCTTTCACTCTCATCACAAGCTCCAAGGGATCGAAAGGCTTGGTCACATAATCATCCGTGCCGAGCTGAAAGCCTTTCACCTTTTGCCCCGATTCTCCTTTGGCTGTTACCATAAGCAGCGGAATTTCCGGATATAGGCGACGGATCTCCCTGCACAACTCCCATCCGTCCATATGCGGCATCATAATATCGAGAATAACGATATCGACAGTCGAATTCTCCATGATGGAGAGCGCCTCGATACCGTCTGCCGCTTCGACAGTATCGAACCCTTCGTTCCGCAAATACAAGGTTATGAGCTTGCGAATATGGGCATCGTCGTCTGCGACAAGAATTTTGGTCATTCTTCTGTTGGCCCCCCTTAGAAAATTCACCTAAACTTATTAGCCCGAAGGATTTATCTCTGAGCCTTGGCATCATCATCAGCCGCAAGCTCATCTCGAAACAATTCCATAGGTGACACTTGTAATTTTTCGCCGTCACTTATGGTATGGTTCACCGTATTATCTACAGAGCGAATTTTGGTGCAGATGATTCCGCAGTATGACTTCATTACTGGAATGGCTCTTTTCTATATTTATTTTACCAACAGTGCTGCGTGCTGTCTCATCTGTTGTTTTGAACAAGCATACTGTTAAAGAGCCAGCGAAAGTTCCATCTGAAATACTGGGGCAGATGCCAATCCTCATAGCCTTTTAATACTCCTTGTTCCAACCAGTAAGACTCTGATTCCCCGCTTGTTACAGCTCTAGAAACATAAGCGATCGTTTTCTCCAAAAAGCGTATAACATCCGTGATTCGATCTGAATTAGACACATCTCCGTGTCCCGGGATGACAGTATCGACCTTGAAGTCTTTTTGAATGCGTTTAAGAATGCGTATCCAAGCGTATGGATTACCGTATGGCATGACCGGAATGGTCTTCGTCGTTATTAAATCGCCTGCGATTAAAGTTTGCTCTTCTGGAACGTACACAACAGCATCACTTAAAGAATGACCGCCTCCGTAAGATAAAACTTCGATAGTTCGCTTTGTTCCTTGAATAACGAGTTTATCTTCAAAAGTTATCGTGGGTATCACCCTGCAAAGGGAAGGGATGGCATCATACAGGGCTCGCTGTACGGAAAGATCATAGTCGATTTCGGTTAGCATGTGGGGATCTTTTTGCTGTGAACGTACATGATTTAGGCTAGATATTAACTTTTGAATGTTTTGTTGTATGAGATCAATATTCACTTCGCCCATATCAGATAGCAAATCTCTTGTCCAAACGGTAGATATAAATTCGCTTTTCATAAATTCCTGATTGCCGTTGACATGATCTCCATGAAAATGTGTATTCACTACATATTTAACCGGTTTATTGGTTAATTGTTCAGCAGTATGACGTAACAAAGCACCCGAATGCGGTAGGTTGGTTGTGTCCACTACAACGGTTAAATCCCCAAGATCAATAATTGCTGCATTCCCCAGAGAACCGCTGCCTGGAACCGAAATAGCTCCCCAGATACCTTCCGATGCTTGTTGAATCGTGAAATATTCGTTGTTCATTGTTATCCCCCTTTAGTGTTCGTTGTTTCCTGTATTGCCATTAGTAACTTCAACTTACAAGTTAGAGTCAACTAGAAGTCAAGAGGTTTTTTAGGGCGAAGTTAGGGGCGATTGTAAATATTGACTTAGAGTTAACTGCAAGCTGTATAATAGTTTTCAATATCAGCATAAAAAAGGGGGCAGAAATCGGATGCTTACGATAAGTCAAGTGTCAGAAAAAACGGGATTAACTCCTTATACGATTCGTTATTATGAAAAAATTGGGGTGCTACATGAACCCAAGCGTAGAAATGGAGGGGCACGTGTCTACAAAGAAAGCGAGGTTTCCTACATTCAATGTCTAAATAAGCTTAAAAAATTGGGCTTATCGCTTGAGGAGATTACGGAATTTACTCGTGAGGGCTGTGTAATGGATAAAATTCAACAAGGGGAGAATCTTTCTAATTATACTCCTACATTAACAAAACGGATTGAAATCCTTGAGAAGCATCTGATGGGACTGGAAGCCAAGCGGCAAGAAATTGATTACATTATTTCTCTCGCCGAAGAGAAACTTGCCCTATACCAAGAACTTACGAAAGAAGACATAGTAAATACTAGATAATAGCGGCGTGATCCTACACGAACACTGTGGGGTGCCTGATGTGGAAAATCAGACACCCTATGTCAGTTTTGCGCATGGGACTGGGCTAGACAGATTCAAACCTATAAAGGAATTCCAGAATCGAATCGGGTTGACTCGATGCGATTCGAGTCGCCTCGCACTTATCCTTTCAGCGGCCTCACACTTCTGTCGCGATCGTCAATTTCTCCATAATACGATGTGTCATCGTTTTATATAAAATGAACTAAAGTTTCGAAGAAGCTACTTCTGCTCTTAATTTTGCAAGGTTCTCCCTATGAAATCCCTTCACAATTAACCAGACTGCCAAGCTCATCTCGTAAACACCCACAGGCAGCGCCATCAATCCTTTTACCGCCGAATAGGGTCCGATGATCCCAAACATTTGCAGCAAACCAGCTATAAAAACCATAACCGCCGTAATCATTCCGAATATCGCCAACGGTTTAGGCACGTATCCTGTTCGATAAAGCAAATAACTATATAGACTCGTATTTATGCCTAACATGAAATTTGGACCCAACATAGCCGCCCAGCGGTAAATCGCCTGCAGCAGCAGCCCTATAGGCGCAAAACCGGTTTTACTTGCTAAGTCAGCTGTATCATAATACGAACTAATTTGTAACAAACCCAATATACTTACGAGACCCATCGCAATAAAAACAGCTTCCATAAATCGAAAACACAGATACCCTAATGCAAGATGCTCATTCCAATGCCGAACGTAGGGAAACAGCATGACTGCTGTACCAACAGCCGTCACAACAAGCAAGAGGTCATTTAATACACCGATTAAGACCTTCGTTTCCGATCCATTTGCCACGGCCATCTGCCATTGTTCTGACAAAACCGGCCCATACAAAACAACCGCTATGATTGACGTCACTGCAGCAAGGATATAAAAAATCCCCAGTATCCTTGCATTCCTTCGGTCTCGCTTCATTTTTCTCCTCCTAAGACAATAAATTTATTTGCTGATGGACGTATGGTATACTCAGAATAAAATGACCTGCAATCACTTGATATCAGGAGGTATCATGGACCATAACAAAGTCATCGAGCGTGCTTTGATCCATATCGAGGACCATTTGCAACAGTCCTTAACCGTAGAATCCGTTGCCAATACCTTCAACATGTCTAAATACTATTTTCATCGACTGTTTTCTGCTATGATGGGCTGTTCGTTAAACCAATACATCCTATCCAGAAGATTGAATGCATCTTTAACCTTTATTCAAAACCAAAACAGTTCTCTAACCGATATTGCTTATCAGCTGGGCTTCGGTACGCAAGCCTCCTTCACTCGTGCTTTCAAACGACAATACGGTGTAGCTCCAAGTTCTTTAAAAACAGGAATTACAACCATCTCTCCGGTTCCCATACCTACTGTAGTGAAAAGACCCATAAAAAACATCAACGGCGATATCGTCACAGCTTTCACCCTGACCGAATTCAAGGAGACCCGTATCAGCGGGATCGCCTTTGAAGTGGATTTAGCCCATGATGATTACAAGGAGAAGATTCGCGCACATTCAGAAAAGCTGTTGAGTCACATTGATGAAACCATAAATGATCCCTGTTATGTCATTTATTCAAACTGTCAACCCGATTCAACTCGGTTTAAGGTTCTGTTCGGGATCCCAAGCAGCATTGAAATTGATAAGCCTTATTATTTCACGGTTGATGTGCCGCAGATTTTTTGTGCAATGTTCAACTATTGCGGTGAACTACTTGACATTGGGGATGTACTGAAAAGCGACTATGCCAGATTTTTAAAGATCTCCAGGCAGGAAACGGCAGAAACCGATATTGAGCTCATTCAAGCTTTCGATGATGTCCACCATCTTGATTCGACCTACCATATCTATGCACCTATCAAAAAACTCCCTGCCGATTCTGATTTGTAATACGCGCCCGCCTGTCATTTTGTCTGCTCCTTTCTTTTCTCGATGTTGATCATTCTTTTTCTGCAAAAAGAATAACATAACTGGTTTCGCTCGACTTTCCATATCTTGCTGTAATTAAGAACGAAAAAATGCACCTCTCTCGAGATGCATCCTGGTCATTTTTAGGGCCATCCTTTGCGAGACAGCCCTTCCTTTGATCTCACTCTATCCACCTACCGGGTAACGCCACGATAGTAAATCTTCCTTTTGGCGCCGTTCGGGCATAACCCCAGCGCCGCCTTAGTTGCCTTGTTCATTTGCCATCACCCTCTTCTCTATTCCATCAAGCAATAAATCGATGCCGGAATAAAACAGCTCATCCGATCCAATCAGCTTAAACAAATCCGCTTCGTGCATACGTTGCAGCAGTTCAAATTGAGACAGATCCAAACTGCTTTCCTCGCTATTCTCCTCGATTAACGTCACTGCTAACATGCGTTGCTCATACTCATCAATCACGTAATTAATTACAAAGTTAAACAAGTGGGAGGTGTAGGAAAATTTTTGTTCATCTGTCAAAGGAGCCGGTTCTATCATCTTCAATAGAGACTCGAACAATTGCAGATAATCTGCCTCAGGCCTTGTCTTCATCAGAATTTGAGCAGAGCATGGGAATTGCTGGAGCTTGCTCCGAATAACAGTAGCGCTTAATTGCAACCTTTCCCTCCAGTTTCCGTTCTTTGGAAGATCATTTATGATCTCCCTGGAAACCAAATTGGCCAACGTCTGAAACAGCGATTGTTTGTTCTTAAAATACCAATAGATCGTCGGAGCCTGAACATTTAACTCCTTGGCAAGGTTTCTCATTGTGAAATTCCCAATTCCTTGATTTTCGAGAAGCTTCCATGAGGCAGTAGTAATTTTCTCTTCACTTATGTGAGGTCTGCGATTGGGTGTATTCATCTTTCCATCTCCAATTCCAAATTACTTACACGATCTATTATATCCTATTTGGTTTGGAGCTTGGTTAGGAATAAGCTCAGTATCAAAGCAACTACAGACAACCCTAATGGAATAGAGAAAGTATGCCCAAATGCGCGACTCATAGCTTCATAATCCGGAGGCACAGAAATGCCCCTCGTCTGATTGGACAAATAGGCTGTCAGAATGGTAATCGAGAACGAAGTGAAAATTTGCTGTGCCGACGTGGTAATAGGGGTAATTCTGCTAACGAATTCTCTTGGAGCGGCTTGTCGCGCTTATCTGGCGGTGCGACAAGGAAACTCATCGCGATTCCAATCGGTCCGACCATTCCATTTATAAAACTGATCCCTCAGCTCTCGGCCATACTCATCACCTTTCTTTTTCCGGCCTTGGGCCCGCCCGAAATCCTGCCTGATG
Encoded proteins:
- a CDS encoding S41 family peptidase; amino-acid sequence: MSVIGMIDSVKWLTVYELVMCIISLFVLTVYAVPIKKYYRGFDFLPSVGMLAAIASLLSGDTTLPALIIDSLTLLVFLCTIKRLFKPRVWTAPKKKVIRIVRSVICVCGVVPIVFALAYAGNLRYNPVSDFSEMSYSKAFVAMNERLSREYPFGEWKQIDWNERRSKYEPIFKQAEQGKNFDLYYKTLREYLFSLRDGHIKIVNDHVYDGNRVFKKEVGGGFGLSTVQLDNGKVLVSLVLKNSPAAKSGMKLGAEIVAWDGKTGKEAFEQTTWSENNMATDEAKRFNQGRFMVRAPIGKEIQVEFRNWGESEITRTKLTAYDDQFETLKKTKIKLTQADLDASPIEGEILGSGYGYVKIKHFLPNSNVVSPEKSLASLLEMFQDKHAKGLIIDLRNNPGGDDQLAANLAGFFVKEMKHYEYVSYYNRYTGKFELNRNEVVKVKPAKPYFDGNVAILINSRTGSSGEGMPLVLKGVPNVKIVGFTSTAGSFGVMSSPIEIKMPEGYVIQFPDGRSLNQDKTVQGDADQTGVGGAVPDIKIPLNEDTFKASVIDGQDVELKYAIEAMKKY
- a CDS encoding HAMP domain-containing sensor histidine kinase; the encoded protein is MTRSLYVRVVLTFLAAMGIGLIVSVLAGLALFEEKIDRIGQNDLIAAGEEIIRVYEQTEPANLDRFMQSMVKLTSYSVQLYGGSEAMKSFKFSTGTDDLAISQESIRKVREGTIYRSTSNDKETFIGLPFQIGGERQALFLRPSSRNESTIIHLMLTILLLVLVTGSACILIAAIYVVKPIKTLTAATRRLARGDFDVELGVKRKDELGTLAQSFNEMAVGLKQLEQMRQDFVSNVSHEIQSPLTSISGFAKALKDMNSISEDERAQYLDIILAESGRLSRLSDNLLKLASLDSNHHPLEYATFHLDEQIRQVVVNCEPLWSEKNMDIDLDLPQAAEITADMDQINQVWMNLLGNSIKFTPEGGLIHIQIRTRMDGYTVTICDSGIGIEPEQLGRVFERFYKTDRSRNRSGGNGLGLAIVKKIVALHQGDVRIESKVGQGTKVVVHLPAIPPVKA
- a CDS encoding response regulator transcription factor, with translation MTKILVADDDAHIRKLITLYLRNEGFDTVEAADGIEALSIMENSTVDIVILDIMMPHMDGWELCREIRRLYPEIPLLMVTAKGESGQKVKGFQLGTDDYVTKPFDPLELVMRVKALLKRYRIVSSQIVQLGGIVLDRRAHKVIREGEELLLPLKEFELLFKLACHPGQILTREQLIMQIWGMDYEGDDRTVDVHIKRIRERFAEDAGHFRIETVRSLGYRLEVKK
- a CDS encoding MBL fold metallo-hydrolase; translation: MNNEYFTIQQASEGIWGAISVPGSGSLGNAAIIDLGDLTVVVDTTNLPHSGALLRHTAEQLTNKPVKYVVNTHFHGDHVNGNQEFMKSEFISTVWTRDLLSDMGEVNIDLIQQNIQKLISSLNHVRSQQKDPHMLTEIDYDLSVQRALYDAIPSLCRVIPTITFEDKLVIQGTKRTIEVLSYGGGHSLSDAVVYVPEEQTLIAGDLITTKTIPVMPYGNPYAWIRILKRIQKDFKVDTVIPGHGDVSNSDRITDVIRFLEKTIAYVSRAVTSGESESYWLEQGVLKGYEDWHLPQYFRWNFRWLFNSMLVQNNR
- a CDS encoding MerR family transcriptional regulator, translating into MLTISQVSEKTGLTPYTIRYYEKIGVLHEPKRRNGGARVYKESEVSYIQCLNKLKKLGLSLEEITEFTREGCVMDKIQQGENLSNYTPTLTKRIEILEKHLMGLEAKRQEIDYIISLAEEKLALYQELTKEDIVNTR
- a CDS encoding DUF4386 domain-containing protein, which codes for MKRDRRNARILGIFYILAAVTSIIAVVLYGPVLSEQWQMAVANGSETKVLIGVLNDLLLVVTAVGTAVMLFPYVRHWNEHLALGYLCFRFMEAVFIAMGLVSILGLLQISSYYDTADLASKTGFAPIGLLLQAIYRWAAMLGPNFMLGINTSLYSYLLYRTGYVPKPLAIFGMITAVMVFIAGLLQMFGIIGPYSAVKGLMALPVGVYEMSLAVWLIVKGFHRENLAKLRAEVASSKL
- a CDS encoding helix-turn-helix transcriptional regulator; amino-acid sequence: MDHNKVIERALIHIEDHLQQSLTVESVANTFNMSKYYFHRLFSAMMGCSLNQYILSRRLNASLTFIQNQNSSLTDIAYQLGFGTQASFTRAFKRQYGVAPSSLKTGITTISPVPIPTVVKRPIKNINGDIVTAFTLTEFKETRISGIAFEVDLAHDDYKEKIRAHSEKLLSHIDETINDPCYVIYSNCQPDSTRFKVLFGIPSSIEIDKPYYFTVDVPQIFCAMFNYCGELLDIGDVLKSDYARFLKISRQETAETDIELIQAFDDVHHLDSTYHIYAPIKKLPADSDL
- a CDS encoding TetR/AcrR family transcriptional regulator gives rise to the protein MNTPNRRPHISEEKITTASWKLLENQGIGNFTMRNLAKELNVQAPTIYWYFKNKQSLFQTLANLVSREIINDLPKNGNWRERLQLSATVIRSKLQQFPCSAQILMKTRPEADYLQLFESLLKMIEPAPLTDEQKFSYTSHLFNFVINYVIDEYEQRMLAVTLIEENSEESSLDLSQFELLQRMHEADLFKLIGSDELFYSGIDLLLDGIEKRVMANEQGN